A section of the Phaseolus vulgaris cultivar G19833 chromosome 8, P. vulgaris v2.0, whole genome shotgun sequence genome encodes:
- the LOC137824550 gene encoding uncharacterized protein — MDICFWKDSWLMGEALKNVFPRLFSINSNKHAKLSDLGSWSDGRWVWGLDWRRPFFEWEKLATDRLSQLLLGVEVVLGETDRWIWKGGGVQSYTVSSAYNLIRKDIEAVSSQELRKLWRSKAIPSAMVLAWRVLKNKLATRVNLSRRGVRLESLRLCLPSETGLVAWNTIWVGVISEIWSHRNRIIFNRGVADEKEVFALAQVKAWSWVSTNSRLASLSGMAWRASSISLVDLGVTAHGVIIHLAFQRWNSNLKASSSVVVSIFAEVCSSELTDS, encoded by the exons ATGGACATTTGTTTCTGGAAGGATAGCTGGTTGATGGGTGAGGCGTTGAAGAATGTTTTTCCACGACTTTTCTCAATAAACTCTAACAAACATGCAAAATTGTCGGATCTTGGGTCTTGGTCTGATGGGAGATGGGTCTGGGGACTTGATTGGAGAAGGCCTTTTTTCGAATGGGAGAAACTGGCGACGGATCGATTAAGTCAGCTCCTGCTTGGGGTTGAGGTTGTTCTTGGAGAGACTGATAGGTGGATTTGGAAGGGTGGGGGTGTTCAGTCTTACACCGTTAGCTCTGCTTACAACCTTATCAGGAAGGATATTGAAGCGGTTTCTTCGCAGGAGCTTAGGAAGTTGTGGAGGAGTAAAGCAATTCCTTCTGCAATGGTTttggcttggagggtgttgaaAAACAAGCTTGCTACCAGGGTCAATCTTAGTAGAAGAGGGGTTCGATTAGAAAGCTTGAG ATTGTGCTTACCTTCGGAGACGGGTCTGGTTGCTTGGAACACGATCTGGGTTGGGGTGATAAGTGAGATTTGGAGCCACAGGAATcgtataatttttaatagagGAGTGGCAGACGAGAAAGAGGTCTTTGCGTTGGCACAGGTAAAGGCTTGGTCTTGGGTTTCAACAAATTCCCG GTTGGCTAGTTTGTCAGGGATGGCTTGGAGGGCTTCCTCCATTTCCTTGGTTGATTTGGGAG TTACTGCTCATGGTGTCATCATCCATCTTGCGTTCCAACGATGGAACTCCAATCTGAAAGCTTCATCTTCTGTTGTGGTAAGCATTTTTGCTGAAGTCTGTTCATCTGAATTGACAGATTCTTAA